Genomic window (Allostreptomyces psammosilenae):
ACCCCGGCCGCCGAGGTGGCCGGCGCGCTCCGGGAGGGCGCCGGCGAGCTGCTGGAGAGCCTGCGGCTGTTCGACGTCTACACCGGCCAGCAGATCGGCGAGGGCTACAAGTCGCTGGCCTACGCCCTGCGGTTCCGGGCGCCGGACCGCACGCTGACCGTCGAGGAGACCACCGCCGCGCGGGACGCCGCGGTGGCCCTGGCCGGCGAGCGCACCGGGGCGGTGCTGCGCGGCGCCTAGGCCGGCACACCACCACCCCTTGGGCCGGTTGGCCGCTCCCCGATCGCTTCGGGGGGCGGCCAACCGGCTCTTCACTGCCCGTTGGGCCGGGCGTCACGCATGCGCCGGCGTGCGCTCGGAGCGGTGTTTAACGTCGGCTGACGACATATCACAACAAAACGGGTAGCGCTGCTGTGCGCTCCTTCCCAGGTGGCTGACGCGCTGTTAGAACTATCTACGCGCGTCTACCCCTCCACCACCTGGAAGGCTCTGACCCCCATGAGGATCCGAAGACTCCTCTCGGCCACCTTCACCCTCCTGCTGGCCGCGGTGCTCTCCTTCGCCTTCGTCTCCCCCGCCTCGGCGGCGGCGCCCAGCTACGTCGCGCTCGGTGACTCCTACTCCTCCGGAGTCGGCGCGGGCAGCTACGACTCCGCCAGCGGTGACTGCCGGCGCAGCGCCTACGCCTACCCCCGGCTGTGGGCCAACGCCAACTCCCCGGCCTCGTTCTCCTTCGTGGCCTGCTCCGGGGCGACCACGGCGTCGGTGACGAGCAGCCAGCTCGGCGCCCTGAGCTCGACCACCGGCCTGGTGTCGATCAGCGTGGGCGGCAACGACGTCGGCTTCGCGGACGTGATGACCGACTGCGTGCTGTGGTCCACCAGCACCTGCGTGTCGGCGGTCAACGCGGCCATCAACGAGGTGCGGACCATCCTCCCGGGCAACCTGGACCGGCTCTACTCGCAGATCCGCAGCAGGTCGCCGAACGCGCAGGTGTTCGTCCTCGGCTACCCGCGCTTCTACCAGCTCAACGGCACCTGCGTGGTCGGGATGACGGAGACCGAGCGGGCGGCCATCAACAACGGCGCGGACGTGCTGAACTCGGTGATCGCGCAGCGCGCCGCCGCCGCGGGCTTCACCTTCGTCGACATCGCCGGGCCGTTCACCGGGCACGGCATCTGCTCCGGCAGCTCCTGGCTGCACAGCGTGACCCTGCCGGTGTACGAGTCCTACCACCCGACGCGGGCCGGCCAGACCAGCGGTTACCTGCCGGCCTTCAGCGCGGCGGTCTGACCGACGGCGAGCGGTGGGCCGGGCGGGGGAGTCCCCCGCCCGGCCCACCGGCGTCCCCGCGGCGTCGGTCGGAGCCCGCAACGGCCCTTGGGGTGGCGCCAGAAGTCGCGGAGCATCCACGCGTCGAACCCGGTGAGCTGGGTGGCGCTGCCCGCCCGCATCGCCGCTGGATCGTGTGGGGGCGTCGGCGGGCGCCCCCACACGGGGAGGGAGCCGTTCGCGCCGGCCCAGCGGGGGCGCGCCGCCCGGGGTCAGTCCTTGGTGTAGTCGTAGAAGCCGCGGCCGACCTTCTTGCCGAGCAGCCCGGCGTCGACCATCCGGCGCAGCAGCGGGGGAGCGGCGTACTGCGGCTCGCGGAACTCCTCCCACAGCGAGTCGGCGACCGCAAGGGTGGTGTCCAGGCCGACCAGGTCGGTCAGCCGCAGCGGGCCCATGGGGTGGGCGCAGCCGTAGACCATGCCGTTGTCGATGTCCTCGGCGGAGGCGAAGCCGGACTCGTACATCCGCACGGCGCTGAGCAGGTAGGGGATCAGCAGCGCGTTCACCACGAAGCCGGCGCGGTCGCCGGCGCGGATGGCCTGCTTGCCGAGCACGGCGGTGGCCAGGGCGTGCGCCCGCTCGACGGTCTCGGTGGAGGTGGCCATCGAGGGGATCAGCTCGACGAGCGGCTGCACGGTGGCCGGGTTGAAGAAGTGGATGCCCAGCACCTGCTGCGGCCGGCTGGTGGCGGTGGCGATCCGGATGATCGGGAACGAGGAGGTGTTGGTCGCCAGGATCGCGTCCGGGCGGGTGACCACCCGGTCCAGGGCGGTGAACAGCTCGGTTTTGACCTGGAGGTTCTCCACCACGGCCTCGATCACCAGGTCGCGGTCGGCCAGTTCGGTGATGTCGGTGGTGAACTCCAGCCGCTCGACCAGGCGCTCCCGCTCGGCCGGCTCCAGCTTGCCCCGCTCGACCGCGCGGTCCAGGGAGTTCCACAGCCGGGAGCGGCCGATCTCCAGGGCCTGGCCGCTGACCTCGACGATGCGGACGTCGAGGCCGGCGCGGGCGCACACCTCGGCGATGCCGGAGCCCATCTGGCCGGCGCCGACGACGCCGACGCGCTGGATGTCCGAGGCCGCCTCCGGGCCGGCCGCGGCGGCGGGGGACGGGTCTTCGTTGACGGTCGTCACTGTCTCTCCCGTTGGTTACCGATCAGTACGGTAGCTGACGGTACCGCGCCGACGCCCCCTCGACCACGCCTGGCGGCGGGGTGTTCCGGCCGGGGCGCGGGGAGGGGGCGTCGGGGAGGTGGGAGAGGGGGTGGGGGGTGTGGGGACTGGACCGCGGGCGGGGACGGCCGGCCGGCCCCTCAGTTGTCCGACAGCGGGCGGTCGGCCCGCACGTGGTCGCTGCTGATGAGCAGGTCTTTGGCCGGTCCGCGGACGGCCCAGGAGACGTTCCAGCCGTTGCGCCCGAAGACGGTGTAGCTGCCGGCGTAGGTGTCCGCGCCGCAGAAGTGCTCGGCGGTGAACTCGCCGCGGCGCAGGTCGAGGTCGTGGAAGAACCGGCCGTCGGCGAAGTGCACCGCGGCGGTGCCGGCGGTGAATCCGGGCCGGTACAGCAGCGTTCGTTCGGCGTGTCGGGGCACGCCCTCCCAGGTCAGCGTCCCCCGCTCGGCGGCGTGCAGGGTGCCGTCGCCCAGCGGGGTGAAGGTGACGGCGCCGTGGAACGTCCCGCGGTGGCCGGTCGCGCGGTCCAGCACGGTGCGGTCCAGGCGCCAGACCCCTTCGAGGTAGGCGAGGGTGTCGGTGACGGGCGTCGCCTCGAAGGGCGACGGGGCGATGAACCGGGCATTGCCGGATTGTTGCTGTCGCATGACCATATTCTTTCCAGAGGATTCCCGATCACTCGGCGCGCTCCGATATTCCTGACGGTTAGCCAGGTGCTGTCCCTACCAGGAACGACGTGGCTCGTCCCGGCCCGGGTCGGGGTGTCACTGTGTCAGGCGCGCCGACGCCGGGCAGCATTTCCTCACCCGATGTGTCCGGGCGGATACGGGATGGCGAACGGAGAGGCGTGGTCGGGATGGGGAACAGGACAGGGCGCCGGGTCGGCACGAGTCGGCGGGGTTTCGGTGTGGCGACGGTCGGGGCGCTGGGTGCCGCCCTGCTGGGCGGCGCCGGGCTGTGGCGCCTCGGACCCCAGGGCGCCGTGGCCGCCACCCGGAGCGCCGTGCCGCCGTCCGGTGAGGAGATGCGCGGCACCTGGGTGGCCACCACCGGCAACCTGAACTGGCCGTCCCGCCCGGGGCTGCCGGTGGAGGAGCAGCGCGCCGAACTCGACGCCTGGCTGGACCTCGCCGTGCGGCACCGGATGAACACCGTCGTCCTCCAGGTGCGGGCCAACGCCGACACCCTGTGGCCCTCCGCGCTGGAGCCCTGGTCGGCGGTGCTCACCGGCACCCAGGGCCAGGATCCGGGATGGGACCCGCTGGGGCACGCCGTCGAGCAGGCGCACGCGCGCGGCCTGGAGCTGCACGCCTGGTTCAACCCCTACCGGATCGCCGCCCACGACGACCCCGACCGGCTCGCCGAGGACCACCCGGCCCGCCTCCACCCGGAGTGGGTCATCGCCTACCAGGGCAAGCTGTACTACGACCCCGGCCGGCCGGAGGTGCAGCGGCACGTGCGGGACGTCGTGCTGGAGGTGGCGCACGCCTACCCGGTGGACGCCGTGCACTGGGACGACTACTTCTACCCGCAGGAGACCGGCGGGGTGCCGTTCGGGGACGACGCCAGCTGGGAGAGCCACGGCCAGGGCTTCGAGGACCGGGCGGCCTGGCGCCGGGACAACGTCAACACGCTGGTCCGGGAGACCGGGCGGGAGGTGCGGGCGGTCCGCGAGGGCCTGCGGTTCGGCATCAGCCCGAGCGGGGTGTGGCGCAACGCGTCCGCCGACCCCAGGGGCAGCGACACCCAGGCGTTCGCCAGCTACGACGACCTCCACGCGGACTCCCGCAGGTGGGTCCGGAAGGAGTGGATCGACTACGTCGTCCCGCAGGTGTACTGGGAGATCGGCCACTCGGCGGCCGACTACGACACGGTGGTGCGCTGGTGGGCCGAGCAGGTGCGGGACACCTCGGTGCAGCTGGCGATCGGCGAGGCGGTGTACAAGGTGGGCGCGGCCGGGCAGCCCGCGGCCTGGCACGACGCGGGCGAGCTGTCCCGGCACCTGGAACTGGCCGGCACGCTCGCCGAGGTGCGCGGGCACGTGCTGTTCTCCGCCGGGGACGTGCGGCGCGACCCGCTCGGCGCGGTGACCCGGATGGTGGACGAGCACTGGTCGTGACCGGCCGCGCGGGGGTGCCGGCGGCGCGGGCGCCCGAGGGCGGACGGGCGGCGGCGTCACGCCCGCGGCAGCGAGACCGCCAGGGCCAGGCAGAACAGGCCGAGCGAGAAGCCGACCAGGGACAGCGAGCGGTCGGTGCTCGGCAGGTGCGGGGAGCGCAGGTAGCCGGCGACCCCCAGGGTGAGGGCGGCGAGGCCGAAGAGGGCGGTCAGCGGCGGTTCGAGCGTGACCAGCGGGGTCAGCGTTCCCAGCACGCCGAGCGTCGCCGCGGCCGGGCCGACGGCGGTGTGCGAGTGCAGTGCGGTGGCCCCGTGGGGCACGGTGACGGACATGTGGTCTTCCCGGGGCACTCGGGAGCGTGGTCGAGGGGCGGCGCGGGGCGCGCCCGTCGATCCAGTGTGATGCCGGTCACCCGGACGGGTCAATCGGTCTCCCGGGGCAGCCCGGCCGGTCGACTCGATGGCATAAAACTTCCGACACCCGTATAGTCATGCTGCGAAGCATCCCGCCCCGGCCCGACCGCCGGGGCGGCACCCGCGGCCGAGGCGGGCGGGCGGGAGCCGTGACGATCGACGGAGGAAGCGTGACCATACGGGCAGCGGTGGCCGGGGCCAGCGGGTACGCCGGAGGAGAGCTCCTGCGCCTGCTCGTCCGCCACCCCGAGATCGAGATCGGCGCGCTCACCGCGGCCTCCAACGCCGGACAGCGGCTGGGCGCCCTGCAGCCGCACCTCACCCCGCTCGCCGACCGGATCCTCCAGCCCACCGAGCCGGAGGTGCTCGCCGGGCACGACGTCGTCTTCCTCGCCCTCCCGCACGGCCAGTCCGCCGCGGTGGCCGAGCGGCTCGGGCCCGACGTGCTCGTCGTCGACTGCGGCGCCGACTTCCGGCTGACCTCCGCCGCCGACTGGGAGCGCTACTACGGCACCCCGCACGCCGGCACCTGGCCCTACGGCCTGCCCGAGCTGCCCGGCGCCCGCGACGCCCTCAAGGGCACCAGGCGCGTCGCGGTGCCCGGATGCTACCCGACCGCGGTCTCCCTGGCGCTCTTCCCCGCCTTCGCCGCCCACCTGGTCGAGCCGGACGTCGTGGTGGTCGCGGCGACCGGCACCTCCGGCGCCGGCAAGGCGCTCAAGCCGCACCTGCTGGGCTCCGAGGTCATGGGCTCGATGAGCCCCTACGGCGTCGGCGGCGTGCACCGGCACACCCCGGAGATGGCGCAGAACCTCTCCGTCGTCGCGGGCGAGCCGGTCACCGTCTCGTTCACCCCCACCCTCGCCCCCATGGCCCGCGGCATCCTGGCCACCGGCACCGCCCGCGTCCGCCCCGGCACCACCGCCGAGGCGCTGCGCGAGGCCTACCAGCGGGCCTACCAGGCCGAGCCGTTCGTCCACCTGCTGCCCGAGGGCCAGTGGCCGACCACCGCCGCCACCCTGGGCGCCAACACCGCGCTGGTGCAGATCGCGCTGGACCCCGGCGCCGGCCGGCTGATCGCCATCAGCGCCATCGACAACCTGACCAAGGGCACCGCCGGCGGTGCCGTGCAGTCCATGAACATCGCCCTCGGGCTTCCCGAGGAACTCGGCCTGGACACGATCGGAGTGGCCCCGTGACGCAAGCGCCCACCCCCGCAGCCGGATCCCCCGCGGCCGGATCCGCGGCCACGGCGGTCCCGCCCGGCACCGGCGTCACCGCCGCCCGGGGCTTCCGCGCGGCCGGCGTCGCGGCCGGCATCAAGGACGGCGGCGCCCTCGACCTCGCCCTGGTGGTCAACGACGGCCCCCGCCGCGCCGCCGCCGGCGTCTTCACCAGCAACCGGGTGCAGGCCGCCCCGGTCCAGTGGTCCCGGCAGGTCCTCAAGGCCGGAGCAGTGACCGCCGTGGTGCTCAACTCCGGCGGCGCCAACGCCTGCACCGGCCCCACGGGCTTCCAGGACACCCACGCCACCGCCGAGAAGGTCGCCGCCGCCCTCACCGCCGCCGGCGGCACCGAGGTGGGCGCCGGCGAGGTCGCCGTCTGCTCCACCGGCCTGATCGGCGTGCACCTGCCCATGGACGCCCTGCTGCCCGGCGTGGACACCGCCGTCGCCGCGCTGACCGGCGACGGCGGCGAGGCCGCCGCCCGGGCCATCATGACCACCGACACCGTGCACAAGACCGCCGTCGCCGGCCCCGGCACCACCGCCGCCGGCGGCTGGGTGGTCGGCGGCATGGCCAAGGGCGCCGGGATGCTCGCCCCCGGCCTGGCCACCATGCTGGTGGTGCTCACCACCGACGCCGACGTCGACGCCGCGGGCCTGGACGCCGCGCTGCGCGAGGCCACCCGCACCACCTTCGACCGGGTCGACTCCGACGGCTGCATGTCCACCAACGACACCGTCCTGCTCCTGGCCTCCGGCGCCAGCGGCACCACCCCGCCCGCCGACGAGTTCACCGAGGCCGTCCGCCGGGTCTGCGCCGACCTCGCCCAGCAACTGGTCCACGACGCCGAGGGCGCCAGCAAGGACATCCGCATCGAGGTCACCGGCGCCGCCACCGAGGACGACGCCGTCGAGGTCGGCCGCTCCATCGCCCGCAACAACCTCTTCAAGTGCGCCGTCCACGGCGAGGACCCCAACTGGGGCCGGGTGCTCTCCGCCATCGGCACCACCTCCGCCGCCTTCGAGCCGGACCGGCTCGACGTCGCCATCAACGGCGTCTGGGTCTGCCGCGCCGGGGCCGCCGCCGAGGACCGCGACCTGGTCGACATGACCGGACGCGAGGTCCGCGTCACCGCCCACCTGGCCGCCGGCGACGCCACCGCCGTGATCTGGACCAACGACCTCACCGCCGACTACGTCCACGAGAACAGCGCCTACTCCTCCTGACGGCCCCCGCCGAAGGACCCGCCAGGCGCGACCCACCAACCGGACAGGGGGAGCCCAACCGATGCGCACCAGTGGAACGGCCGAACAGGCCCGGGGCCACAGCGCCCTGCCGAAGGCACAGGTGCTGATCGAGGCGCTGCCGTGGTTGGCGCGCTTCCACGGCGCCACCGTCGTGCTCAAGTTCGGCGGCAA
Coding sequences:
- the argJ gene encoding bifunctional glutamate N-acetyltransferase/amino-acid acetyltransferase ArgJ, encoding MKDGGALDLALVVNDGPRRAAAGVFTSNRVQAAPVQWSRQVLKAGAVTAVVLNSGGANACTGPTGFQDTHATAEKVAAALTAAGGTEVGAGEVAVCSTGLIGVHLPMDALLPGVDTAVAALTGDGGEAAARAIMTTDTVHKTAVAGPGTTAAGGWVVGGMAKGAGMLAPGLATMLVVLTTDADVDAAGLDAALREATRTTFDRVDSDGCMSTNDTVLLLASGASGTTPPADEFTEAVRRVCADLAQQLVHDAEGASKDIRIEVTGAATEDDAVEVGRSIARNNLFKCAVHGEDPNWGRVLSAIGTTSAAFEPDRLDVAINGVWVCRAGAAAEDRDLVDMTGREVRVTAHLAAGDATAVIWTNDLTADYVHENSAYSS
- a CDS encoding glycoside hydrolase family 10 protein; amino-acid sequence: MGNRTGRRVGTSRRGFGVATVGALGAALLGGAGLWRLGPQGAVAATRSAVPPSGEEMRGTWVATTGNLNWPSRPGLPVEEQRAELDAWLDLAVRHRMNTVVLQVRANADTLWPSALEPWSAVLTGTQGQDPGWDPLGHAVEQAHARGLELHAWFNPYRIAAHDDPDRLAEDHPARLHPEWVIAYQGKLYYDPGRPEVQRHVRDVVLEVAHAYPVDAVHWDDYFYPQETGGVPFGDDASWESHGQGFEDRAAWRRDNVNTLVRETGREVRAVREGLRFGISPSGVWRNASADPRGSDTQAFASYDDLHADSRRWVRKEWIDYVVPQVYWEIGHSAADYDTVVRWWAEQVRDTSVQLAIGEAVYKVGAAGQPAAWHDAGELSRHLELAGTLAEVRGHVLFSAGDVRRDPLGAVTRMVDEHWS
- a CDS encoding DUF6314 family protein; this translates as MRQQQSGNARFIAPSPFEATPVTDTLAYLEGVWRLDRTVLDRATGHRGTFHGAVTFTPLGDGTLHAAERGTLTWEGVPRHAERTLLYRPGFTAGTAAVHFADGRFFHDLDLRRGEFTAEHFCGADTYAGSYTVFGRNGWNVSWAVRGPAKDLLISSDHVRADRPLSDN
- the argC gene encoding N-acetyl-gamma-glutamyl-phosphate reductase — its product is MTIRAAVAGASGYAGGELLRLLVRHPEIEIGALTAASNAGQRLGALQPHLTPLADRILQPTEPEVLAGHDVVFLALPHGQSAAVAERLGPDVLVVDCGADFRLTSAADWERYYGTPHAGTWPYGLPELPGARDALKGTRRVAVPGCYPTAVSLALFPAFAAHLVEPDVVVVAATGTSGAGKALKPHLLGSEVMGSMSPYGVGGVHRHTPEMAQNLSVVAGEPVTVSFTPTLAPMARGILATGTARVRPGTTAEALREAYQRAYQAEPFVHLLPEGQWPTTAATLGANTALVQIALDPGAGRLIAISAIDNLTKGTAGGAVQSMNIALGLPEELGLDTIGVAP
- a CDS encoding SGNH/GDSL hydrolase family protein is translated as MRIRRLLSATFTLLLAAVLSFAFVSPASAAAPSYVALGDSYSSGVGAGSYDSASGDCRRSAYAYPRLWANANSPASFSFVACSGATTASVTSSQLGALSSTTGLVSISVGGNDVGFADVMTDCVLWSTSTCVSAVNAAINEVRTILPGNLDRLYSQIRSRSPNAQVFVLGYPRFYQLNGTCVVGMTETERAAINNGADVLNSVIAQRAAAAGFTFVDIAGPFTGHGICSGSSWLHSVTLPVYESYHPTRAGQTSGYLPAFSAAV
- a CDS encoding 3-hydroxybutyryl-CoA dehydrogenase is translated as MTTVNEDPSPAAAAGPEAASDIQRVGVVGAGQMGSGIAEVCARAGLDVRIVEVSGQALEIGRSRLWNSLDRAVERGKLEPAERERLVERLEFTTDITELADRDLVIEAVVENLQVKTELFTALDRVVTRPDAILATNTSSFPIIRIATATSRPQQVLGIHFFNPATVQPLVELIPSMATSTETVERAHALATAVLGKQAIRAGDRAGFVVNALLIPYLLSAVRMYESGFASAEDIDNGMVYGCAHPMGPLRLTDLVGLDTTLAVADSLWEEFREPQYAAPPLLRRMVDAGLLGKKVGRGFYDYTKD